The Kineococcus radiotolerans SRS30216 = ATCC BAA-149 genomic interval GTCGTGGCGGTCGGCTACCGCCTCGCCGGTCCCGACGTGCGCTACCCCGTCCCCTCCGACGACGTCCTCGCCGCGTGGCGGTGGGGGCTCGCCCACGCCCTGGAGGCCGGGGTCGCCCCCGACCGGGTCCAGCTCGGCGGGGCCAGCGCCGGCGGGAACCTCGTCGCGGGGGCCGTCCTGCGCCTGATCGCCGAGGGCGGACCCGTCCCGGCCGCGGTCGTCCTCGCCTACCCGACGCTGCACGCCGTCCCGCCCGCGGCGTCCGCGGCGGCCACCGCCGCGCTGGAGCAGCTGCCCGAGGCGGAGCGCTGGCCGCCGGCGGACGTCGAGGCCATGTACCGCGGCTTCCTCGGCGGCGACCCGTCCGCGGCGCCGGGACCCGCGGTGCCGGGCACGGCCGACCTCGCGGGGTTCCCGCCGGCGTTCGTCCTCACCAGCGAGGCCGACGGCCTGCGCGGCTCCGCGGACGAGTTCGCCCACCGGCTCGCCGCGCAGGGGACCCCGGTGCTGTCGGTGTGCGAACCGGGCACCCGGCACGGGCACCTCAACGAGCCGGGGCCGGCGTTCGACGCCAGCCTGCGCCGGATCGCGCGCTGGCTGCGGGACGCCCCCGACCTGGCCGGCTGAGCGGGTGCCCCGCCCCTCCCCGCCGCCCACCCCCGCCGAGCGCGCCGTCGCCCACGTCGCCGGGCGGGCGCGCGGGGAGCCGGTGGACCCGACCTGGCCGGTCACGCT includes:
- a CDS encoding alpha/beta hydrolase; translated protein: MTIQDTAPQPLAVPGPHGDVDLRLYRPVGPPEAAFVWVHGGGFAAGDLDMPESDAVARALAATGVLVVAVGYRLAGPDVRYPVPSDDVLAAWRWGLAHALEAGVAPDRVQLGGASAGGNLVAGAVLRLIAEGGPVPAAVVLAYPTLHAVPPAASAAATAALEQLPEAERWPPADVEAMYRGFLGGDPSAAPGPAVPGTADLAGFPPAFVLTSEADGLRGSADEFAHRLAAQGTPVLSVCEPGTRHGHLNEPGPAFDASLRRIARWLRDAPDLAG